In Curtobacterium sp. TC1, the following proteins share a genomic window:
- the glgX gene encoding glycogen debranching protein GlgX, translating into MHTWPGNPYPLGATYDGSGTNFALFSEVAERVELCLFDTDGNEECIPLVEVDAYVWHAYLPNIGPGQEYGFRVHGPYDPDSGARCNPSKLLLDPYAKATSGEIDWDQSLFAYTFGDPDSTNDDDSAAHMMKGVVINPFFDWQGDRAPRTPYGETVIYEAHVKGLTETHPDVPEEQRGTYAGVSHPAVIEHLQRLGITTLELMPVHQFVNDSTLQDKGLSNYWGYNTIGFFAPHSSYSSSGDQGQQVQEFKTMVRELHRAGIEVVLDVVYNHTAEGNHLGPTLSFRGIDNAAYYRLVDDDKKFYMDYTGTGNSLNVGHPHSLQLILDSLRYWVTEMHVDGFRFDLASALAREFYEVDRLSAFFELVQQDPIVSQVKLIAEPWDVGPGGYQVGNFPPQWSEWNGKYRDTVRDFWRGESSTLGEFASRISGSADLYEHDGRTPKASINFITAHDGFTLYDLVAYNEKHNEANGEDNNDGESHNRSWNSGAEGPTDDEAVNSLRLQRRRNFLATLLLSQGVPMIAHGDELGRSQSGNNNVYAQDSELSWIDWETADDDLVQFTADVVKLRHDHPTFRRTRYFNGRPVRRGQDEPLPDVVWLTPDGEAMSPEDWDSGFGKSVGMYLNGDGIRGRDSRGERVTDVAFITYFNAHDDVVTFTLPPEEYAPGWTVRIDTAEPGARDEVIDAGTPLDVPARSMIVLRAEPNHEVSAAPVEVQHHEGDPELRSPQDAVTPANPAGSTAPSGTAR; encoded by the coding sequence TTGCACACCTGGCCCGGCAACCCGTACCCGCTCGGGGCGACCTACGACGGAAGCGGCACGAACTTCGCGCTCTTCAGCGAGGTCGCCGAGCGCGTCGAACTCTGTCTGTTCGACACCGACGGCAACGAAGAGTGCATCCCCCTCGTCGAGGTCGACGCCTACGTCTGGCACGCCTACCTGCCGAACATCGGCCCCGGGCAGGAGTACGGCTTCCGTGTCCACGGCCCGTACGACCCCGACAGCGGTGCACGCTGCAACCCGTCGAAGCTCCTGCTCGACCCCTACGCCAAGGCGACGAGCGGCGAGATCGACTGGGACCAGTCACTCTTCGCGTACACCTTCGGCGACCCGGACTCGACGAACGACGACGACTCCGCGGCGCACATGATGAAGGGCGTCGTGATCAACCCGTTCTTCGACTGGCAGGGCGACCGCGCACCGCGCACGCCCTACGGCGAGACGGTGATCTACGAAGCACACGTCAAGGGCCTCACCGAGACCCACCCCGACGTGCCGGAGGAGCAGCGCGGCACCTACGCCGGCGTCTCCCACCCGGCGGTCATCGAGCACCTGCAGCGACTCGGCATCACGACGCTCGAGCTCATGCCCGTGCACCAGTTCGTGAACGACTCCACCCTGCAGGACAAGGGGCTGTCGAACTACTGGGGCTACAACACCATCGGCTTCTTCGCGCCGCACTCCTCGTACTCGTCCTCGGGCGACCAGGGGCAGCAGGTGCAGGAGTTCAAGACCATGGTGCGGGAACTCCACCGCGCCGGCATCGAGGTCGTGCTCGACGTCGTCTACAACCACACCGCCGAGGGCAACCACCTCGGACCGACGCTGTCGTTCCGCGGCATCGACAACGCGGCGTACTACCGCCTGGTCGACGACGACAAGAAGTTCTACATGGACTACACGGGCACCGGGAACTCGCTCAACGTCGGGCACCCGCACTCGCTGCAGCTCATCCTCGACTCGCTGCGCTACTGGGTGACCGAGATGCACGTCGACGGCTTCCGCTTCGACCTCGCCTCGGCGCTCGCCCGCGAGTTCTACGAGGTCGACCGGCTGTCCGCGTTCTTCGAGCTCGTGCAGCAGGACCCGATCGTGTCGCAGGTCAAGCTCATCGCCGAGCCCTGGGACGTCGGCCCCGGCGGCTACCAGGTCGGCAACTTCCCGCCCCAGTGGTCGGAGTGGAACGGCAAGTACCGCGACACCGTGCGCGACTTCTGGCGCGGTGAGTCGTCCACGCTCGGCGAGTTCGCCTCCCGCATCTCCGGCTCGGCCGACCTGTACGAGCACGACGGCCGCACGCCCAAGGCGAGCATCAACTTCATCACGGCGCACGACGGCTTCACGCTGTACGACCTCGTCGCCTACAACGAGAAGCACAACGAGGCCAACGGCGAGGACAACAACGACGGCGAGAGCCACAACCGGTCCTGGAACTCCGGCGCCGAGGGTCCGACCGACGACGAGGCCGTGAACTCCCTGCGGCTGCAGCGACGCCGGAACTTCCTGGCGACGCTGCTCCTCAGCCAGGGCGTGCCGATGATCGCCCACGGTGACGAGCTCGGCCGTTCGCAGTCCGGCAACAACAACGTCTACGCGCAGGACTCCGAGCTCAGCTGGATCGACTGGGAGACCGCGGACGACGACCTCGTCCAGTTCACGGCCGACGTCGTGAAGCTCCGCCACGACCACCCGACGTTCCGCCGCACCCGGTACTTCAACGGGCGCCCGGTCCGCCGCGGCCAGGACGAGCCGCTGCCCGACGTGGTGTGGCTCACCCCCGACGGCGAGGCCATGTCGCCGGAGGACTGGGACTCCGGCTTCGGCAAGAGCGTCGGCATGTACCTGAACGGCGACGGGATCCGTGGGCGCGACTCCCGCGGTGAGCGTGTCACCGACGTGGCGTTCATCACGTACTTCAACGCCCACGACGACGTCGTGACCTTCACCCTGCCGCCCGAGGAGTACGCACCGGGGTGGACGGTCCGCATCGACACCGCCGAGCCCGGCGCCCGCGACGAGGTCATCGACGCGGGGACGCCGCTCGACGTCCCCGCCCGGTCGATGATCGTCCTCCGCGCCGAGCCGAACCACGAGGTCTCCGCCGCGCCGGTCGAGGTCCAGCACCACGAGGGCGATCCGGAGCTCCGGTCCCCGCAGGACGCCGTCACCCCGGCGAACCCCGCCGGCTCCACCGCACCGAGCGGCACCGCACGATGA
- a CDS encoding ECF transporter S component encodes MSSGTSSTVHTAPRRSLRWRVVDIVVASVLAVALGVVFRLWEFGYEPISAVMDLVLPGTKALFGGVWLLAGPLVAIVVRKPGAALYGEMVAASVEALFGTQWGWLTLEAGLVQGLGAEIVLALFLYRVYRLPVVVLAGAAAGLALGINDTVLWYPGLDAAFKVVYVVCAIISGAVIAGAGSWLLVRALARTGVLSSFAAGREHSRRRPRELV; translated from the coding sequence ATGTCTTCTGGCACGTCATCAACCGTCCACACCGCCCCGCGGCGTTCGCTGCGCTGGCGGGTCGTCGACATCGTCGTCGCGAGCGTGCTCGCGGTGGCACTCGGCGTCGTCTTCCGGCTCTGGGAGTTCGGCTACGAACCCATCAGCGCCGTCATGGACCTCGTCCTGCCGGGGACGAAAGCGCTGTTCGGCGGGGTCTGGCTGCTCGCCGGCCCACTCGTCGCCATCGTCGTCCGCAAGCCCGGCGCCGCACTCTACGGTGAGATGGTCGCCGCGTCCGTCGAAGCGCTCTTCGGCACCCAGTGGGGCTGGCTGACGCTCGAGGCCGGGCTCGTCCAGGGCCTCGGAGCCGAGATCGTCCTCGCACTCTTCCTGTACCGCGTGTACCGGCTGCCGGTCGTCGTCCTGGCGGGCGCCGCGGCCGGCCTCGCGCTCGGCATCAACGACACCGTGCTGTGGTACCCCGGCCTCGACGCCGCGTTCAAGGTCGTCTACGTCGTCTGCGCGATCATCTCGGGCGCGGTCATCGCGGGTGCCGGCTCGTGGTTGCTCGTCCGCGCACTCGCCCGCACCGGCGTGCTGTCCTCGTTCGCGGCGGGTCGCGAGCACAGCCGACGTCGGCCGCGCGAACTGGTGTGA
- a CDS encoding ATP-binding cassette domain-containing protein, with amino-acid sequence MSAPSSTSPGAVGVRAARIAFRGWGWRYPERAEWAVRGVDLSVEPGERVAIVGPSGSGKSTLLRAVAAVLPDEPDATDDTAASAQGSVLVDGADPRAVRGRVGLVMQDPEAHTVMSRIGDDVAFGCENLGVPREETWARVRSALEVVGLDLPLDRSTAMLSGGQRQRLALAGVLAMRPGALVLDEPCANLDPAGVLQVHDAVRALLDETGATLLVVEHRIGTWLDLVDRLVLLAPGGGVVADGAPAEVLAHHGAALTAAGVWVPGAEPGRGAARGRRAAARAGETPGSAAEGTAAFRPLGAGKGAGVGAALLEARDLGTARGKRQRVGSGIDLELRAGQVLAVTGPNGIGKSTLGLTLAGLLPPAAGELSATTELAAGLDPAPHTWSSRELSARIGTVFQDPEHQFVARSVREEVEAGPRALGTPDAADRADALLGEFGLAHLADANPFTLSGGEQRRLAIAAVVAARPPVVVLDEPTSGQDRATWDAVVRHLGALADAGTTIVAVTHDRDLIRALDAEEVALAADGAQRVDGTQRVDGDQGRAERDQGGATAPTPATVPTTSSRTAPPDRTDATTATAPATDHHRGVRAVQPVAALVGVLALGVCLVLSLDVVSAAVALALELALLPLLRLPVRTLLLRVSPVLVAVPLTAVSIALYGRPSGREWFDFGFAHVTDGSLTLALATALRVLAVGLPAVALFVRVDPTDLADGLAQVLRLPARFVLGALAAIRMMTLLVDDWRQLAMARRARGLADTGRLRRGASMAFALLVLALRRATTLAVAMESRGFGAPGRRTWARVARFAGPEWAMVAVLVGIGVVSIAVAVAAGTWRV; translated from the coding sequence GTGTCCGCTCCGTCGTCGACGTCCCCGGGCGCCGTCGGCGTGCGCGCCGCACGCATCGCGTTCCGCGGCTGGGGGTGGCGCTACCCCGAACGCGCCGAGTGGGCCGTCCGCGGTGTCGACCTGAGCGTCGAGCCGGGGGAGCGGGTCGCGATCGTCGGACCGTCCGGCTCCGGCAAGTCGACGCTGCTCCGAGCGGTCGCCGCCGTCCTGCCCGACGAACCCGACGCCACCGACGACACGGCTGCCTCCGCGCAGGGCTCGGTCCTGGTCGACGGTGCCGACCCCCGCGCGGTCCGCGGGCGTGTCGGCCTCGTCATGCAGGACCCCGAAGCGCACACCGTGATGTCGCGGATCGGTGACGACGTGGCGTTCGGCTGTGAGAACCTCGGCGTCCCGCGCGAGGAGACCTGGGCGCGGGTGCGGTCCGCCCTCGAGGTCGTCGGGCTCGACCTGCCCCTCGACCGTTCCACCGCGATGCTGTCCGGCGGCCAGCGGCAACGGCTGGCGCTCGCCGGGGTGCTCGCGATGCGTCCGGGAGCCCTCGTGCTCGACGAACCCTGCGCGAACCTCGACCCGGCCGGCGTGCTCCAGGTGCACGACGCCGTCCGGGCGCTGCTCGACGAGACCGGGGCGACCCTGCTCGTGGTGGAGCACCGGATCGGCACCTGGCTCGACCTGGTCGACCGGCTCGTGCTGCTCGCACCCGGCGGCGGAGTCGTCGCGGACGGCGCCCCGGCCGAGGTCCTCGCCCACCACGGCGCCGCGCTCACCGCGGCCGGGGTGTGGGTGCCCGGCGCCGAGCCCGGACGTGGTGCGGCCCGCGGGCGCCGTGCCGCTGCGCGAGCGGGCGAAACACCCGGGTCGGCCGCCGAGGGCACCGCGGCATTTCGCCCGCTCGGCGCGGGGAAGGGCGCGGGGGTGGGCGCGGCGCTGCTCGAGGCCCGGGACCTCGGGACCGCCCGCGGCAAGCGGCAGCGGGTGGGCAGCGGGATCGACCTCGAGCTCCGAGCCGGTCAGGTCCTGGCGGTCACGGGACCGAACGGCATCGGCAAGTCGACGCTCGGCCTCACGCTCGCGGGGCTCCTGCCTCCGGCCGCGGGGGAACTCTCGGCGACGACGGAACTCGCCGCCGGCCTCGACCCCGCACCGCACACCTGGTCGAGCCGCGAGCTGTCCGCCCGCATCGGCACCGTCTTCCAGGACCCCGAGCACCAGTTCGTCGCCCGCTCCGTCCGCGAAGAGGTCGAGGCCGGCCCCAGAGCGCTCGGCACGCCGGACGCCGCGGACCGGGCGGACGCGCTCCTCGGCGAGTTCGGCCTCGCCCACCTCGCCGACGCCAACCCCTTCACGCTGTCCGGCGGCGAACAGCGACGGCTCGCCATCGCCGCGGTGGTCGCCGCCCGGCCGCCCGTCGTCGTGCTCGACGAACCGACCTCCGGGCAGGACCGCGCCACGTGGGACGCCGTCGTCCGGCACCTCGGAGCGCTCGCCGACGCCGGCACCACCATCGTCGCCGTCACGCACGACCGCGACCTGATCCGTGCACTCGACGCCGAGGAGGTCGCGCTCGCGGCGGACGGCGCCCAGCGTGTGGACGGCACCCAGCGTGTGGACGGCGACCAAGGGCGCGCGGAACGCGACCAGGGGGGTGCGACGGCGCCCACCCCGGCGACGGTGCCGACGACGTCGAGCCGAACCGCGCCTCCAGACCGAACAGACGCAACGACCGCGACCGCCCCCGCGACCGACCACCACCGCGGCGTCCGCGCCGTCCAACCGGTCGCCGCACTCGTCGGCGTCCTCGCACTCGGCGTGTGCCTCGTGCTGAGCCTGGACGTCGTGTCCGCAGCCGTCGCCCTCGCCCTCGAGCTCGCCCTGCTGCCGCTCCTGCGGCTGCCGGTGCGGACCCTGCTGCTGCGGGTGTCCCCGGTCCTGGTGGCCGTGCCGCTCACGGCGGTGAGCATCGCGCTGTACGGACGACCCTCCGGGCGGGAGTGGTTCGACTTCGGCTTCGCCCACGTCACCGACGGGTCGCTGACGCTCGCGCTGGCAACGGCTCTGCGCGTGCTCGCGGTGGGGCTGCCCGCGGTCGCGTTGTTCGTGCGCGTCGACCCGACCGACCTGGCCGACGGGCTCGCGCAGGTGCTGCGACTGCCCGCGCGGTTCGTGCTCGGAGCGCTCGCGGCCATCCGGATGATGACGCTGCTCGTTGACGACTGGCGGCAGCTCGCGATGGCGCGGCGAGCTCGGGGGCTTGCCGACACCGGGCGGCTGCGGCGTGGGGCATCGATGGCGTTCGCGCTGCTGGTCCTGGCACTGCGTCGCGCGACGACGTTGGCGGTGGCGATGGAGTCGCGTGGGTTCGGGGCTCCCGGACGACGGACGTGGGCGCGGGTCGCGCGGTTCGCGGGGCCGGAGTGGGCGATGGTCGCGGTGCTCGTCGGGATCGGCGTGGTGTCGATCGCGGTCGCGGTGGCAGCGGGGACCTGGCGTGTCTGA
- a CDS encoding ATP-binding protein, which translates to MSDATEAASGDGLAAGVAAAAAGAAAASGGRRVVLVDGRSGTGKTTLGDQLARLLGAQVVHLDDVYPGWDGLRAAADAVVRDVLGAPSGYRRWDWATDGPAEWTAVDPDMPIVIEGCGAVSRASVALASLAVWLEADDAVRWDRAIGRDGDTFAREWDRWAAQEQDFIAAEDPASLTDVVLRT; encoded by the coding sequence GTGTCTGATGCGACCGAGGCGGCGAGCGGCGACGGTCTCGCCGCGGGTGTCGCCGCAGCCGCTGCCGGCGCCGCGGCGGCGTCGGGAGGGCGCCGCGTGGTGCTCGTCGACGGCCGCTCCGGCACCGGCAAGACGACCCTCGGCGACCAGCTCGCCCGGCTGCTGGGAGCGCAGGTCGTGCACCTCGACGACGTCTACCCGGGGTGGGACGGACTGCGCGCGGCGGCCGACGCCGTGGTCCGTGACGTGCTCGGCGCACCCAGCGGGTACCGCCGGTGGGACTGGGCGACCGACGGTCCTGCGGAGTGGACCGCCGTCGACCCCGACATGCCGATCGTGATCGAGGGCTGCGGGGCGGTGTCCCGGGCGTCGGTGGCGCTCGCCTCGCTGGCGGTGTGGCTCGAGGCCGACGACGCAGTCCGGTGGGACCGGGCGATCGGCCGCGACGGCGACACCTTCGCGCGCGAGTGGGACCGGTGGGCGGCGCAGGAGCAGGACTTCATCGCCGCCGAGGACCCGGCGTCCCTAACCGACGTAGTGCTGCGGACGTAG
- a CDS encoding MFS transporter yields MPTPSTVTAPPGPPAAPSTTATRRRVALASFVGTTVEYYDFYLYATASALVFAPTFFPSVTPAVGVIASFATYGVGFVARPLGGVIAGHLGDRIGRKKLLVASLVLMGIASTLIGVVPSAASIGVGAVVALVFLRLLQGVAAGAEWGGSALLSVEHAPERHRGLFGAFTQMGSAGGMLLATGVFTLVRSLLGTEVFLAWGWRLPFLFSAVIVAVGLVIRLGVQDAPVFQELRASGGVERFPVWQAIRHHPRAILVTAGLRLVQPALYSILTTYSLTYLAAVRGPSGSDAGLQAVLVISAVSLVSTPFWGWLSDRVGRRVLTIWSAVGIAVLIWPFFAFLDAGPLVLLPLVALIGMCVFHDSIYGPQAAWFAEQFPTGRRYSGMSLGYQIGSIFSVGLTPLLAAVFVELGGGSPWILCGYLGVYAVLTIVAAVFAVDPAARARAGAGGGTARVSR; encoded by the coding sequence ATGCCGACCCCGAGTACCGTCACCGCGCCTCCCGGCCCTCCCGCCGCACCGTCGACCACCGCGACCCGCCGTCGCGTCGCCCTGGCCTCGTTCGTCGGCACGACGGTCGAGTACTACGACTTCTACCTGTACGCGACGGCATCCGCCCTGGTGTTCGCGCCGACGTTCTTCCCGTCGGTGACGCCCGCCGTCGGCGTGATCGCGTCGTTCGCGACCTACGGGGTCGGCTTCGTCGCGCGGCCGCTCGGCGGGGTGATCGCCGGCCACCTGGGCGACCGCATCGGACGCAAGAAGCTGCTCGTCGCGTCCCTGGTGCTGATGGGCATCGCGTCGACGCTGATCGGTGTCGTGCCGTCGGCAGCGAGCATCGGTGTCGGTGCCGTGGTCGCGCTGGTGTTCCTGCGGCTGCTGCAGGGCGTCGCGGCCGGCGCGGAGTGGGGCGGGTCGGCGCTCCTGTCCGTCGAGCACGCACCCGAGCGGCACCGCGGGCTGTTCGGGGCGTTCACGCAGATGGGGTCGGCGGGCGGGATGCTGCTCGCGACCGGCGTGTTCACCCTGGTGCGCTCGCTGCTCGGCACCGAGGTGTTCCTCGCCTGGGGGTGGCGGCTGCCGTTCCTGTTCTCCGCGGTGATCGTGGCGGTCGGCCTGGTGATCCGGCTCGGCGTGCAGGACGCTCCGGTGTTCCAGGAGCTGCGGGCCTCCGGCGGGGTCGAGCGGTTCCCGGTCTGGCAGGCGATCCGGCACCACCCGCGCGCGATCCTGGTGACGGCCGGACTGCGCCTGGTGCAGCCCGCGCTGTACTCGATCCTGACGACGTACTCGCTGACCTACCTCGCGGCCGTGCGGGGACCGTCCGGCTCCGATGCGGGGTTGCAGGCCGTGCTCGTGATCTCGGCGGTGTCGCTCGTGTCGACGCCGTTCTGGGGCTGGCTGTCCGACCGAGTGGGTCGCCGCGTGCTCACGATCTGGTCGGCAGTGGGCATCGCGGTGCTCATCTGGCCGTTCTTCGCGTTCCTCGACGCCGGGCCGCTCGTGCTGCTGCCGCTCGTGGCGCTCATCGGGATGTGCGTGTTCCACGACAGCATCTACGGGCCGCAGGCAGCCTGGTTCGCGGAGCAGTTCCCGACCGGGCGGCGGTACTCGGGGATGTCGCTCGGGTACCAGATCGGGTCGATCTTCTCGGTGGGACTGACGCCGCTGCTGGCCGCGGTGTTCGTGGAGCTCGGTGGGGGCTCGCCGTGGATCCTGTGCGGGTACCTCGGGGTGTACGCGGTGCTGACCATCGTGGCGGCGGTGTTCGCGGTGGACCCCGCTGCGCGGGCGCGTGCGGGCGCGGGCGGCGGCACGGCCCGAGTTTCGCGGTGA